A window from Erythrobacter sp. YJ-T3-07 encodes these proteins:
- a CDS encoding nitroreductase family protein, which yields MGGNRNQTYEEVVTGRRSIRGFLDKPVPRELIEEVITLATRAPSSYNNQCWNFTVVTGDPLDAIRRGNTEGILAGNPDTREFRRPEGDPPEHHRRRQIDVAKQLFGAMGIEREDKERRQDWTLRGFRQFDAPVSIVVTYDRDILGSDIAPFDCGAITNALVNAAWSRGLGCVINSQGIMQSPVVREHAAIPEDQVIMICVAMGWPDPDFPANTVVSERKPLDETVRFVGFDG from the coding sequence GTGGGCGGCAATCGCAATCAGACGTATGAAGAGGTCGTCACCGGCCGCCGGAGCATTCGCGGTTTTCTGGACAAGCCGGTCCCGCGCGAACTGATCGAGGAGGTCATCACCCTCGCGACCCGCGCGCCGTCCTCCTACAACAACCAGTGCTGGAACTTCACGGTGGTGACCGGCGACCCGCTCGACGCGATCCGCCGGGGCAACACCGAAGGCATCCTCGCCGGCAATCCCGACACGCGCGAGTTCCGCCGGCCCGAGGGCGACCCGCCCGAGCATCACCGCCGCCGGCAGATCGACGTCGCCAAGCAGCTGTTCGGCGCGATGGGGATCGAGCGGGAGGACAAGGAGCGCAGACAGGACTGGACGCTCCGTGGCTTCCGCCAGTTCGATGCGCCCGTCTCCATCGTGGTGACCTATGATCGAGACATTCTCGGCAGCGATATCGCGCCGTTCGATTGTGGCGCGATCACCAATGCGCTGGTCAACGCGGCATGGTCGCGCGGGCTGGGCTGCGTGATCAACTCGCAGGGGATCATGCAGAGCCCCGTGGTGCGCGAGCATGCGGCCATCCCCGAGGATCAGGTGATCATGATCTGCGTCGCGATGGGCTGGCCCGATCCGGACTTCCCCGCCAACACGGTCGTCTCCGAACGCAAGCCGCTGGACGAAACCGTCCGCTTCGTCGGGTTCGACGGCTGA
- a CDS encoding glutathione S-transferase family protein yields the protein MLTLYHSPQSRSDTVVHLVRMLGADADIREVTIRRQDGSGAQDPDNPHPEKKVPYLVDGDEHVRERGAIMLYLTDKYPQAKLGPLPGEAGRGAYLSWLSYYQGIMEPLLILQWAGIDHPVVTDGLGDMERMLETLSVPLRTGPWLLGERFSAADMLLSSPFQWFGDALAAGPEVKSWVERCAAEMAEVTV from the coding sequence ATGCTTACGCTCTATCATTCGCCCCAGTCGCGCTCGGACACGGTGGTCCATCTGGTCCGCATGCTCGGCGCGGATGCGGATATTCGCGAGGTCACCATCCGCCGTCAGGATGGCTCGGGCGCGCAGGACCCGGACAATCCGCACCCGGAAAAGAAGGTGCCCTACCTCGTCGATGGCGACGAGCATGTGCGCGAGCGCGGGGCGATCATGCTCTACCTGACCGACAAGTACCCGCAGGCGAAACTGGGCCCGCTGCCGGGCGAGGCGGGGCGCGGGGCGTATCTTTCGTGGCTGTCATATTATCAGGGCATCATGGAGCCGCTGCTCATCCTCCAGTGGGCCGGCATCGACCATCCGGTCGTCACCGACGGGCTGGGCGACATGGAGCGGATGCTGGAGACACTGAGCGTGCCCCTGCGCACCGGCCCGTGGCTGCTGGGCGAGCGGTTCAGCGCGGCGGACATGCTGTTGAGCTCGCCGTTCCAGTGGTTCGGCGATGCGCTGGCTGCGGGGCCGGAGGTGAAGAGCTGGGTGGAGCGCTGCGCCGCCGAGATGGCCGAAGTTACCGTGTAG
- a CDS encoding YafY family protein → MARQDRLMRLLAALRRLPAPVTAERLAAETEISQRQLYRDIATLRAGGVLIDGAAGYGYTLTEDPALPPQSFTRLETEALMLAVGSLDELGDERLAKAGRDAMARIIATLPDRQARQSMHAIMRSWRIPAERPQIAVDVDLLRQACWDETSVTITYRDRQEQVTQREILPLGLSYSPTTLMVVGWCLLREGYRTFEVARMDRLELGETSFRPRRVELLRRYQAMRMAEWEAQKAAERQAIPAPAAQTSAG, encoded by the coding sequence ATGGCACGGCAGGACAGGTTGATGCGGCTGCTCGCCGCGCTCAGGCGGCTGCCCGCGCCCGTCACGGCGGAGCGGCTGGCGGCGGAAACCGAGATCTCGCAGCGCCAGCTCTATCGCGACATCGCCACCCTGCGCGCAGGCGGCGTGCTGATCGATGGCGCGGCAGGCTATGGCTATACGCTGACCGAAGACCCCGCGCTGCCGCCGCAAAGCTTCACGCGCCTAGAGACCGAAGCGCTGATGCTGGCGGTGGGCAGTCTGGACGAGCTGGGTGACGAGCGGCTCGCCAAGGCCGGGCGCGACGCGATGGCGCGGATCATCGCCACCCTGCCCGACCGTCAGGCGCGCCAGTCCATGCATGCGATCATGCGATCGTGGCGCATACCCGCAGAGCGCCCGCAAATCGCGGTCGATGTCGATCTGCTACGCCAGGCCTGCTGGGACGAGACGAGCGTGACGATTACCTATCGCGACCGGCAGGAGCAGGTCACGCAGCGCGAAATCCTGCCGCTGGGCCTGTCCTACAGCCCGACCACGCTGATGGTCGTCGGCTGGTGCCTGCTGCGCGAAGGATACCGCACCTTCGAGGTCGCGCGGATGGACCGGCTGGAGCTGGGCGAGACGAGCTTCCGCCCACGCAGGGTCGAGTTGCTGCGCCGCTATCAGGCGATGCGCATGGCGGAATGGGAAGCGCAGAAGGCAGCGGAGCGGCAGGCCATCCCAGCGCCCGCAGCACAAACTAGCGCAGGTTGA
- a CDS encoding type III PLP-dependent enzyme codes for MATYPDARSVVAALSPDEPVILNRPHAAARAARFFVDGFRGRALYAVKANPSPDLIRILWDNGITHYDVASIAEVRLVRGLLPDAELCFMHPVKPRSAIAEAYHQHGCRTFSLDSEEELTKIVDACRAPDGSPAKDLKLLVRLRVSSEFSELSLASKFGTDLIDAPVLLQQTRQHCDWLGVCFHVGSQAMTPFAYVQALERARAAIASSSVVIDIIDVGGGFPSIYPGMEPPPLEDYFDVIFRASESLPISYSAELWCEPGRALCAEYSSLLAKVEKRRGTELYINDGAYGALYDAAHLGWKFPVRALGHDEHAASEDFSLYGPTCDDADYMEGPFALPADIKAGDYVEIGMLGAYGAAMKTDFNGFGANMAIVVGDDPMQTLYDGRRERPETDNVVNLR; via the coding sequence TTGGCCACTTATCCCGACGCTCGATCCGTAGTTGCGGCGCTTTCGCCTGACGAACCGGTTATCCTGAACCGTCCGCACGCTGCGGCACGCGCTGCGCGTTTCTTCGTGGACGGCTTTCGCGGGCGTGCACTCTACGCGGTCAAAGCGAATCCTTCGCCCGACCTGATCCGCATCCTGTGGGACAACGGGATCACCCATTATGACGTCGCCTCGATCGCTGAGGTCCGGCTGGTGCGCGGCCTGCTGCCCGATGCGGAGCTGTGCTTCATGCACCCGGTCAAGCCGCGCAGCGCGATTGCCGAGGCGTATCACCAGCACGGCTGCCGCACCTTCAGCCTCGATAGCGAGGAAGAGCTGACCAAGATCGTCGACGCGTGCCGCGCGCCCGATGGCAGCCCGGCAAAAGACCTCAAGCTGCTGGTCCGCCTGCGCGTCTCTTCCGAATTTTCCGAGCTGTCGCTCGCCAGCAAGTTCGGCACCGACCTGATCGACGCGCCCGTGCTGCTGCAGCAGACCCGCCAGCATTGCGACTGGCTGGGCGTGTGCTTCCACGTCGGCAGCCAGGCGATGACGCCGTTCGCCTATGTGCAGGCACTCGAGCGTGCGCGCGCCGCGATTGCTTCGTCCAGCGTGGTGATCGACATCATCGACGTGGGCGGAGGCTTCCCGAGCATCTACCCGGGCATGGAGCCGCCGCCGCTCGAAGACTATTTCGACGTCATCTTCCGCGCGTCCGAATCGCTGCCGATTTCCTATTCGGCGGAGCTGTGGTGCGAACCCGGACGGGCGCTGTGCGCGGAATATTCCTCGCTGCTGGCGAAGGTCGAAAAGCGCCGCGGGACGGAGCTGTACATCAACGACGGCGCCTATGGCGCGCTGTACGACGCCGCGCATCTGGGCTGGAAATTCCCGGTCCGCGCGCTTGGCCATGACGAGCATGCCGCGAGCGAGGATTTCTCCCTCTACGGCCCGACCTGTGATGATGCGGACTATATGGAAGGGCCTTTCGCGCTTCCGGCCGACATCAAGGCGGGCGACTATGTCGAGATCGGCATGCTGGGCGCCTATGGCGCGGCGATGAAGACCGACTTCAACGGCTTCGGCGCGAATATGGCGATCGTGGTCGGCGACGATCCGATGCAGACGCTCTACGATGGTCGCCGCGAACGCCCCGAGACGGACAACGTGGTCAACCTGCGCTAG
- a CDS encoding cell wall hydrolase: protein MELLRSAWFRENVPLVGVLAILLATFAVLALAGGPSAERPHAVAQADVPPPESVEALPASGEEADTLKSQLAPDDAQAQNAAVDIVEGGPGIAPPFRFSGSAADRTRARDCLALAAMAEAGYGDADQRAVMQVILNRTRHPAFANTVCGVVYQGAERRTGCQFTFTCDGSLTRSYPESQWRAARQRAEEALGGRVDKTVGIATHYHANYVYPWWSPKLDKIATVGPHLFFRWRGFWGTGTALNATYRGGEPDPMALRSTAQAVVRDETLLPDLLGDERAVRSITAKQDVGGQDKTELSASTSAAPAPAAPQGPGPGAHFVLVGAGDDPAAIVAQARTLCPGSRFCQVYGWSEASAIPSELPLSSEARRQLRFSYLAPRNGNPEAVFFDCRLFAQPATGRCLPAARP from the coding sequence CATGCGGTCGCACAAGCAGACGTCCCGCCGCCCGAGAGCGTCGAGGCCCTCCCCGCCAGTGGCGAGGAGGCGGACACGCTGAAATCGCAGCTCGCGCCCGACGATGCACAGGCGCAGAATGCCGCGGTCGATATCGTCGAAGGCGGCCCCGGCATCGCCCCGCCCTTCCGCTTCAGCGGCAGCGCCGCCGACCGCACGCGTGCGCGCGACTGCCTCGCGCTCGCCGCGATGGCGGAAGCGGGCTATGGCGATGCGGACCAGCGCGCGGTGATGCAGGTTATCCTCAACCGCACGCGCCACCCCGCCTTCGCCAACACGGTGTGCGGCGTGGTCTACCAGGGAGCGGAGCGGCGCACCGGGTGCCAGTTCACCTTCACCTGCGACGGATCGCTCACCCGCAGCTACCCCGAAAGCCAGTGGCGCGCGGCGCGCCAGCGGGCGGAGGAAGCGCTCGGCGGGCGGGTCGACAAAACCGTCGGCATCGCGACCCATTACCACGCGAACTACGTCTATCCCTGGTGGAGCCCCAAGCTGGACAAGATCGCTACCGTCGGCCCGCACCTGTTCTTCCGCTGGCGCGGCTTCTGGGGCACCGGCACCGCGCTCAACGCGACCTATCGCGGGGGCGAGCCCGATCCGATGGCGCTGCGCAGCACGGCGCAGGCGGTCGTGCGCGACGAGACGCTGCTGCCCGACCTGCTGGGTGACGAGCGGGCGGTGCGCAGCATCACCGCCAAGCAGGATGTGGGCGGGCAGGACAAGACAGAGCTTTCCGCGAGCACCTCCGCCGCACCCGCGCCAGCGGCCCCGCAAGGCCCCGGCCCCGGCGCGCATTTCGTGCTGGTCGGCGCGGGCGACGATCCGGCGGCGATCGTCGCGCAGGCACGCACTCTGTGCCCCGGCTCGCGCTTCTGCCAGGTCTATGGCTGGAGCGAGGCGAGCGCGATTCCCAGCGAGCTGCCGCTATCGAGCGAGGCGCGCCGCCAGCTGCGCTTCAGCTACCTCGCGCCGCGCAACGGCAATCCGGAGGCGGTGTTCTTCGATTGCCGCCTGTTCGCCCAGCCCGCAACCGGCCGCTGCCTGCCCGCCGCGCGCCCCTGA
- a CDS encoding carboxynorspermidine decarboxylase, translating into METKAGDPGAFAHFDLSRVDTPAFVVDAAKLRENCRILAEIRDEAEIKMLSALKAFSMWSTAPIIGEYLDGVCTSGLWEARLASEFYDGEISTYCAAYKPEELEEVARLSDHVIFNSPGQMRRAALILEQAKASGGAFDVGLRINPQVPTGEVPRYDPSSPGSRLGFPLSQLTEEHMEGVEGIHFHNLCEQGFEPLHRTWDRVFDAIEPYFGQLKWINMGGGHHITRSDYERDELIEFLRDAKADTGAEIYLEPGEAVALDAGILVGTILDTGENDGPIAITDISATCHMPDVIEAPYRPAMLHEKAGEPPVRLGGPSCLAGDVIGEYSLPVPNEAGQRIAFLDQAHYSMVKTNTFNGVPLPSIWLWDSETDVLDCVKRFGYEEFRNRLS; encoded by the coding sequence ATGGAAACAAAAGCCGGTGACCCGGGCGCCTTCGCCCATTTCGATCTCTCCCGCGTCGATACGCCCGCCTTCGTAGTGGATGCGGCGAAGCTGCGCGAGAATTGCCGTATCCTTGCCGAAATCCGCGACGAGGCGGAGATCAAGATGCTCAGCGCGCTCAAAGCGTTCAGCATGTGGAGCACCGCGCCGATCATCGGCGAGTATCTCGACGGGGTGTGCACCTCCGGCCTGTGGGAAGCGCGGCTCGCCTCCGAGTTCTACGATGGCGAGATCAGCACCTATTGCGCCGCGTACAAGCCCGAGGAGCTGGAGGAGGTCGCACGCCTTTCCGACCATGTCATCTTCAACTCGCCCGGCCAGATGCGGCGTGCGGCGCTGATTCTGGAGCAGGCGAAGGCGAGCGGCGGGGCGTTCGACGTCGGCCTGCGCATCAATCCGCAGGTGCCGACCGGCGAAGTGCCGCGCTACGATCCGTCGTCGCCCGGCAGCCGCCTCGGCTTCCCGCTCAGCCAGCTGACCGAAGAGCATATGGAGGGCGTGGAGGGCATCCACTTCCACAACCTGTGCGAACAGGGCTTCGAGCCGCTCCACCGCACGTGGGACCGGGTGTTCGACGCGATCGAACCGTATTTCGGCCAGCTCAAGTGGATCAACATGGGCGGCGGGCACCACATCACCCGGTCCGACTACGAACGCGACGAGCTGATCGAGTTCCTGCGCGATGCGAAGGCGGATACAGGCGCGGAGATCTACCTCGAACCGGGCGAGGCGGTCGCGCTCGACGCGGGCATCCTCGTGGGCACCATCCTCGATACGGGCGAGAACGACGGCCCGATCGCGATCACCGACATCTCCGCCACCTGCCACATGCCCGACGTGATCGAAGCGCCGTACCGGCCCGCAATGCTGCACGAGAAAGCGGGCGAGCCGCCGGTGCGCCTCGGCGGCCCGTCATGCCTCGCCGGCGACGTGATCGGCGAATATTCGCTCCCCGTGCCCAACGAGGCGGGCCAGCGGATCGCCTTCCTCGACCAGGCGCATTATTCGATGGTCAAGACCAACACCTTCAACGGCGTCCCGCTTCCCTCGATCTGGCTGTGGGACAGCGAAACCGACGTGCTCGATTGCGTGAAGCGCTTCGGATACGAGGAATTCCGCAACCGCTTGTCGTAA